A part of Maridesulfovibrio hydrothermalis AM13 = DSM 14728 genomic DNA contains:
- a CDS encoding DMT family transporter: MQQHDQKKAYIYGLSAVLIWSTVASAFKIALSHMEPLHLLFYAVIFSTLALLIILIIQKKIGQITLMSKRELLKNALPGLLNPFLYYIILFEAYNLLPAQEAQPLNYTWAITLSLLSIPLLGQKMTARELLAIFTSYLGVVVISTHGDLLDIKFSNGYGVFLALVSTIVWALYWIYNTKSTADPLIGLFLNFCLGLPFVTAAMFIFSGPPPVNGPAILSAAYVGLFEMGITFALWLKALKLTEKTARISNLIFLSPFLSLILIHLILGEEILPSTLVGLIFIVGGNIIQQMGKRTA; the protein is encoded by the coding sequence TTGCAGCAGCATGATCAGAAAAAAGCTTATATCTACGGGTTATCAGCCGTACTTATCTGGTCGACAGTTGCATCAGCATTCAAAATAGCTCTATCTCATATGGAACCGCTGCACCTGTTGTTTTATGCAGTTATTTTTTCCACGCTTGCTTTACTTATCATTTTGATAATTCAAAAAAAAATCGGCCAAATTACACTTATGAGCAAACGCGAATTGCTCAAAAACGCCCTGCCCGGACTTCTTAATCCTTTTTTGTATTACATAATACTTTTTGAAGCCTATAATCTGCTTCCAGCTCAGGAAGCACAGCCGTTGAACTACACATGGGCAATAACCCTCTCCCTGCTTTCTATCCCGCTGCTGGGCCAGAAGATGACTGCGCGGGAATTACTGGCAATTTTCACCAGCTATTTAGGTGTTGTTGTAATATCCACACATGGGGATTTACTCGATATCAAGTTCAGCAATGGCTACGGAGTATTTCTGGCACTCGTCAGTACCATAGTCTGGGCTTTGTACTGGATTTACAACACAAAAAGCACAGCTGATCCATTAATCGGATTGTTCTTAAACTTTTGCCTAGGACTGCCGTTTGTTACAGCGGCAATGTTTATATTCTCCGGCCCGCCGCCAGTGAACGGGCCAGCAATTTTATCTGCGGCCTACGTGGGACTGTTTGAGATGGGGATAACCTTCGCTCTCTGGTTAAAAGCACTTAAACTCACAGAAAAGACGGCCAGAATCAGCAATCTCATATTCCTGTCGCCGTTCCTATCCCTGATCCTGATCCATCTTATATTAGGCGAAGAGATATTACCTTCAACACTGGTCGGACTGATCTTTATTGTTGGTGGAAATATTATCCAGCAGATGGGTAAGAGAACTGCTTAG
- a CDS encoding MBL fold metallo-hydrolase RNA specificity domain-containing protein yields the protein MKITFMGAAKTVTGSCYIIETENARFAVDCGLHQGNAEIEKRNRGISDYRAKDLDFILITHAHIDHTGLLPAAVRAGFKGPIYMTQPTRDLLEIMLLDSAYIQEMETEWANRKRLRKGLAPINPIYTQEDALATVPLMRTVQYGTSFPPKEGIRVSFRDAGHILGSAFIELWVKEGSETTKVVFSGDLGHKDQLIVRDPSIVEKADYLLMESTYGDRNHKDSSNSLDELAQAIEWSYSQGGKVVIPAFAVERSQQMIYSLHLLAKAGKLPADMPVYLDSPLAIKATEVFRSHPEFFDMDTRERLHNGEDPLSLPNLKFTLDTEASQAINNTDGPAVVISASGMANAGRIKHHLRHNIWKKNASVVFVGYQGVGTPGRRLVNGADSITIFGEKLKVEAKIFTINGFSGHAGQSEMIDWLRNFDSPAMKVILTHGEAKGQKVLSSLIKKELGYKVHIADYLEEFMLVPGGEMQPVTKDKPVQPQVDWDYLLKDSEQLFVEFKNRLDRVKAQPFISQTELRDRLLDINRQVIELISEL from the coding sequence ATGAAGATTACTTTTATGGGAGCAGCTAAAACCGTTACCGGTTCCTGCTACATTATTGAAACAGAAAATGCCAGATTTGCTGTGGACTGTGGTCTGCATCAGGGTAACGCTGAAATTGAAAAGCGTAATCGCGGAATCAGTGATTATCGTGCCAAGGATCTGGATTTTATATTAATTACCCATGCCCATATTGATCATACCGGACTTTTACCGGCAGCTGTCCGTGCAGGTTTTAAAGGCCCCATTTATATGACTCAGCCTACTCGTGATCTGCTTGAGATTATGCTTCTCGACAGTGCTTATATTCAGGAAATGGAAACCGAATGGGCTAATAGAAAAAGGCTCCGCAAAGGGCTTGCTCCCATTAACCCCATCTACACTCAGGAGGACGCACTTGCCACTGTTCCGCTGATGCGTACGGTGCAATACGGTACTTCTTTTCCCCCCAAGGAGGGGATTCGCGTCAGCTTCCGGGATGCCGGACATATCCTCGGCTCTGCATTTATCGAGCTATGGGTCAAAGAAGGCAGTGAGACAACCAAAGTCGTTTTTTCCGGCGACCTCGGGCACAAAGATCAGCTCATAGTCCGCGATCCCAGCATTGTTGAAAAAGCGGACTATCTGCTTATGGAATCCACTTACGGTGACCGTAACCATAAAGATTCTTCAAACAGCCTTGATGAACTGGCTCAGGCTATTGAGTGGAGTTATTCACAAGGCGGAAAAGTGGTTATTCCGGCTTTTGCTGTGGAACGCTCGCAACAGATGATTTACTCTCTTCATTTGCTGGCTAAAGCAGGTAAACTTCCTGCCGATATGCCTGTATATCTGGACAGTCCTCTCGCTATCAAAGCTACTGAGGTTTTTAGAAGTCATCCCGAATTTTTTGATATGGATACAAGAGAACGCCTTCATAACGGTGAAGATCCGCTTTCATTGCCTAATTTGAAATTTACACTTGATACTGAAGCTTCGCAGGCTATCAACAACACCGACGGTCCGGCTGTTGTAATTTCTGCAAGCGGCATGGCTAACGCCGGTCGTATCAAACATCACCTGCGTCATAATATATGGAAGAAGAATGCAAGTGTGGTATTTGTCGGTTATCAGGGTGTGGGGACACCGGGACGCAGATTAGTGAACGGGGCTGACAGCATTACAATTTTCGGTGAAAAATTAAAGGTTGAAGCCAAAATTTTCACCATCAACGGTTTTTCAGGGCATGCCGGTCAGAGCGAAATGATTGACTGGCTGAGAAATTTTGACAGTCCGGCCATGAAGGTTATCCTGACCCACGGTGAGGCAAAGGGGCAGAAAGTCCTTTCAAGCCTTATCAAAAAGGAGCTTGGCTATAAGGTGCACATTGCTGACTACCTTGAAGAATTTATGCTCGTTCCCGGCGGTGAAATGCAACCTGTCACCAAAGACAAACCTGTTCAGCCTCAAGTGGACTGGGACTATCTGCTTAAAGACTCTGAACAGTTGTTTGTCGAGTTCAAGAACAGGCTTGATAGAGTTAAGGCTCAGCCTTTTATCAGTCAGACTGAACTTCGGGACAGACTTTTAGATATCAACCGTCAGGTTATCGAACTTATTTCGGAATTATAA
- a CDS encoding polysaccharide biosynthesis C-terminal domain-containing protein: MSSSLSNLSKIMLVFTVKAGKGVGGLFLTYVLAKKYGAFGSGLFFITYTFAFLCAQISQLGLGSACLKFAPVLKNDDPANISFLWTVTQLIVGVFALSMMGIVIAVPHFFSDLIFKNPDYSQYIICAAPIILFWSLTYLIVLFRQSLGDVSGITVIENSLIPWGMVLIAGSTFIIDFSVLQYVKCISALFGVSFIYAFISTRKKYSLSFTLKLNSSLTVRNILAYSLPLLVIAFAQNSLVWINTLILGGIGSVADSAVFVSTMKVGVSIGILLYTFNSVYVPNISAAYARRDFQAISTLYSDITCSLSFFSFIFMFIALLYSDMIMAAFGTDYNDGTGCLLFLILGNVFSCYIGPVGYVLIMSGRSVLDAVNTVAAFILNAVLCLVFYKLWGVTGAGFAFFGSNVVLNLMRYFQCRRILGIKWINRVQLRIIAMQLAFIGGYFIVRQFSFNRELVAVGFLVLYALVNINNIKLLLDKMKVRHAL, encoded by the coding sequence TTGAGTAGCAGTCTTTCCAACCTTTCCAAGATCATGCTGGTCTTTACTGTTAAGGCCGGCAAAGGGGTCGGGGGACTTTTTCTTACCTATGTACTGGCTAAGAAGTACGGTGCTTTTGGATCGGGGTTATTTTTTATTACATATACCTTCGCGTTTCTGTGCGCTCAGATTTCGCAATTAGGTCTTGGCAGTGCCTGCCTCAAGTTTGCTCCGGTTCTTAAAAATGACGATCCAGCAAATATTTCTTTTTTATGGACAGTGACTCAGCTGATTGTCGGTGTGTTTGCCCTGTCAATGATGGGGATTGTGATTGCTGTTCCACATTTTTTTTCTGACCTTATTTTCAAAAACCCTGACTATTCCCAATACATAATTTGCGCAGCTCCCATCATTTTGTTTTGGAGTCTTACCTACCTGATAGTTTTATTCAGGCAGAGTCTGGGGGATGTTTCGGGTATAACCGTCATAGAAAATTCATTGATACCCTGGGGAATGGTACTCATTGCAGGGTCAACTTTTATTATTGATTTTAGCGTATTGCAGTACGTTAAATGTATATCAGCTCTTTTTGGAGTTAGTTTCATATACGCTTTTATATCAACGCGAAAGAAGTACTCTCTGAGCTTTACTTTAAAACTGAACAGTTCGCTGACGGTACGAAATATATTGGCTTATTCATTGCCGTTGCTTGTAATTGCCTTTGCTCAGAATTCGCTGGTCTGGATTAACACCTTAATTCTGGGCGGGATTGGATCGGTGGCTGATTCAGCTGTTTTTGTTTCAACCATGAAAGTCGGGGTAAGTATCGGAATACTGCTCTATACTTTCAACAGTGTCTATGTTCCCAATATCTCTGCGGCCTATGCCAGAAGAGATTTTCAAGCTATCAGCACTCTATATAGTGATATTACCTGTTCTCTTTCATTTTTTTCTTTTATCTTCATGTTTATAGCACTTCTTTATTCTGACATGATTATGGCAGCTTTCGGCACTGATTATAATGATGGTACAGGGTGTCTGCTTTTCTTGATCCTCGGCAATGTTTTCAGCTGCTATATTGGTCCGGTCGGGTACGTGCTTATCATGTCAGGCCGGTCTGTACTTGACGCAGTCAATACCGTTGCTGCTTTTATTTTAAATGCGGTATTATGCCTTGTTTTTTATAAATTATGGGGAGTTACCGGAGCAGGTTTTGCCTTTTTCGGTTCAAATGTGGTGCTTAATTTAATGCGCTATTTTCAGTGCAGACGAATCCTCGGTATCAAGTGGATAAACAGGGTGCAGCTTAGAATTATTGCCATGCAGCTGGCTTTTATCGGCGGTTATTTTATTGTGCGCCAATTCTCGTTTAACCGCGAACTTGTTGCTGTCGGATTTCTGGTTTTGTACGCGCTGGTCAATATTAACAACATCAAGCTGCTTCTGGACAAAATGAAAGTGCGCCATGCTCTTTAG
- a CDS encoding polysaccharide biosynthesis tyrosine autokinase yields MSKLLKAVEKAKRNKRLKEEQSWIEKGQSHVEPVEAGQGSDVLCDDVVHPDAEGAGFSASRHDGDKGRACPVPRAFYQDDLILDEITLAKNRVLTRHSSASFTDIYNLLRTQILHRTKKKGHNVLMVTSAMPGEGKTITSINLAISIAREVDQFALLVDTDMRNPSTHKYLGIEVEKGLSDHLLHNVPVPDLLVKPGINKLSYLPAGDPIRGSTEILGSPKLQEMIKEMKERYPDRYVVFDCPDLLHAPDALVFSSYVDGIIFVVEAGKTSREHVQKAMSLLEGRNIVGVVLNKTEKESLDVVS; encoded by the coding sequence ATGAGCAAGCTGCTCAAGGCTGTAGAAAAGGCCAAACGTAATAAACGCTTGAAAGAAGAGCAGAGCTGGATTGAAAAAGGCCAGTCTCATGTCGAACCAGTAGAAGCCGGTCAAGGCTCTGACGTTCTTTGTGATGATGTTGTCCATCCTGATGCAGAAGGAGCCGGATTTTCTGCCAGCAGACATGATGGAGATAAAGGGCGGGCCTGTCCTGTTCCCAGAGCTTTCTATCAGGATGACCTGATCCTTGATGAGATTACTCTGGCAAAGAACAGAGTACTTACCAGACATAGCAGTGCCTCCTTTACTGATATCTATAACCTGCTGAGAACTCAGATTCTGCATCGCACTAAGAAAAAAGGACATAATGTGCTTATGGTCACCAGCGCAATGCCCGGTGAAGGTAAAACTATCACCTCTATTAATCTGGCCATAAGTATCGCCCGTGAAGTTGACCAGTTTGCACTGCTGGTTGATACGGATATGCGTAATCCAAGTACACATAAATATCTTGGTATTGAAGTGGAAAAGGGGCTTAGCGATCATCTGCTGCATAATGTCCCCGTTCCGGATTTGCTGGTTAAGCCGGGGATTAACAAGCTGTCCTATCTTCCGGCGGGCGATCCTATCAGAGGTTCAACTGAAATTCTCGGCTCGCCCAAACTTCAGGAAATGATTAAGGAGATGAAAGAGCGTTATCCGGACCGTTATGTTGTATTTGATTGTCCCGATCTTTTACATGCTCCTGATGCGCTTGTCTTTTCAAGTTACGTTGATGGTATTATTTTTGTTGTTGAGGCCGGCAAAACCTCTCGTGAACATGTGCAGAAAGCCATGAGCCTTCTTGAAGGGCGTAATATTGTAGGGGTTGTTTTAAATAAGACTGAAAAAGAAAGTCTGGATGTTGTTTCCTAG
- the wtpA gene encoding tungstate ABC transporter substrate-binding protein WtpA gives MKILCLSAMLLAFSTLIAVPSFAAEKLSGDVIMLHAGSLSVPLAKMVKEFEAMHPDVNIKRTAGGSTKMARMISEQGKPADIMASADYVVIDKNLIPKYADFNIRFATNQLVLCYTDKSKFAAEINTDNWYEIIQNKGVVWGHSDPNLDPCGYRSVMVLQLAEKFYGKAGLFDKLVSIRKDEWIRPKAVQLVADLKSGNMDYAFEYLSVAVQHGLKYVPLNKHINLSDYKYNNFYKQAKVAVTGKKPGTTIDRIGKSITYGITQLKDAPNKPAATAFMAYMLSPEGGLKILKEMGQPPFIPAIVPDEAMFKNMPKQLQKLIKVKK, from the coding sequence ATGAAAATTTTATGCTTAAGTGCCATGCTGTTGGCATTTTCAACTTTGATTGCGGTCCCTTCTTTTGCTGCTGAAAAACTCAGCGGAGATGTAATTATGCTTCATGCCGGAAGCCTGTCCGTGCCTCTGGCCAAGATGGTAAAAGAGTTCGAAGCCATGCACCCCGACGTGAATATCAAAAGAACCGCCGGTGGTTCTACTAAAATGGCCCGCATGATCTCTGAACAAGGTAAACCCGCTGATATCATGGCTTCTGCCGATTATGTGGTCATCGACAAAAATCTGATCCCCAAATATGCAGACTTCAACATTCGTTTTGCAACTAACCAGCTTGTGCTCTGCTACACAGACAAAAGTAAATTTGCTGCCGAAATAAATACCGACAACTGGTACGAAATAATCCAGAATAAAGGTGTAGTATGGGGTCACTCTGATCCGAACCTTGACCCATGCGGTTACCGCAGTGTTATGGTTCTACAGCTTGCTGAAAAATTTTACGGTAAAGCCGGCCTTTTTGATAAACTCGTTTCCATACGGAAAGATGAATGGATTCGTCCCAAAGCAGTGCAACTTGTTGCGGACCTCAAATCGGGCAATATGGACTACGCTTTTGAATACCTTTCAGTAGCTGTGCAACATGGCCTCAAGTATGTACCTCTCAACAAGCATATCAATCTTTCTGACTATAAATACAACAACTTCTACAAGCAGGCCAAGGTTGCCGTAACCGGAAAAAAACCGGGAACAACCATTGACCGGATAGGTAAATCAATAACCTATGGGATAACTCAGCTTAAAGACGCACCCAATAAACCAGCTGCCACTGCATTTATGGCTTACATGCTCTCCCCTGAAGGCGGCCTGAAAATTCTTAAAGAAATGGGGCAGCCTCCCTTTATTCCTGCAATTGTTCCTGACGAAGCAATGTTCAAAAATATGCCTAAGCAGTTACAGAAACTGATCAAAGTAAAAAAATAA
- a CDS encoding TIGR00730 family Rossman fold protein gives MRKSKQYVIDDLSMKESWRLFKIMSEIVDGFDTMSEIGPAVSIFGSARVPQDDPLYLQTENLARLLTKSGYSVITGGGPGLMEAANKGCYEENGESIGLHIHLPFEQHTNHYLTVQSDYNYFFIRKVMFIKYALAYIAMPGGYGTLDELSEALVLIQTKRIKPFPIILMGTEFWDGLIDWFKDRLVANGYCDEENLNLFHVTDSPEEAVAHIKKHVII, from the coding sequence ATGCGCAAGTCAAAGCAGTACGTGATTGATGACCTTTCCATGAAAGAATCGTGGAGACTTTTCAAAATTATGTCTGAAATCGTAGACGGATTTGACACCATGAGCGAAATCGGTCCGGCAGTCTCCATATTCGGATCAGCACGCGTACCGCAGGATGATCCATTATATCTGCAGACAGAAAACCTAGCCAGATTACTTACCAAATCCGGTTATTCTGTCATCACCGGCGGCGGCCCCGGCCTCATGGAAGCAGCAAATAAAGGCTGTTATGAAGAAAACGGCGAATCCATAGGCCTGCACATCCACCTGCCCTTTGAGCAGCACACCAACCATTATCTTACGGTGCAAAGTGATTATAACTATTTTTTTATTCGCAAAGTAATGTTCATCAAGTACGCTCTGGCATATATCGCCATGCCCGGAGGGTATGGCACACTTGATGAACTGAGCGAAGCTCTGGTACTTATCCAGACCAAACGCATCAAGCCGTTTCCCATCATCCTGATGGGGACTGAATTCTGGGACGGCTTGATCGACTGGTTCAAAGATAGACTTGTAGCTAACGGTTATTGCGATGAAGAAAACCTGAACCTTTTTCACGTCACAGATTCACCCGAAGAAGCTGTTGCACATATCAAAAAGCACGTAATCATTTAA
- the rsmD gene encoding 16S rRNA (guanine(966)-N(2))-methyltransferase RsmD has translation MRLISGKYGGRVIKTASGPGYRPATSKVRQAIFSMLESRGIDWDGLRVADMFAGSGSLAIESLSRGAEYAIFVEKNGRAATLIGANLKDLGASPKEYKVFKADLFKVLAKAPAKPFDLIFIDPPYGFDLLPKALDAALENGWLSEDGFVLAEVEDKVAPPESEHVNRLELLVNKLYGQTRILLWQK, from the coding sequence ATGAGACTTATCAGCGGTAAATACGGTGGGCGGGTTATCAAAACTGCCAGCGGCCCCGGCTATCGTCCGGCAACATCTAAGGTGCGTCAGGCCATTTTCTCAATGCTTGAATCACGCGGGATTGACTGGGACGGGTTGCGTGTTGCAGATATGTTTGCCGGAAGCGGATCACTTGCTATCGAATCTCTCAGCAGAGGAGCGGAGTATGCTATTTTTGTTGAGAAAAACGGGCGCGCTGCAACGCTTATAGGTGCAAATTTAAAGGATCTGGGAGCCTCCCCAAAGGAATATAAAGTATTCAAGGCTGACCTGTTCAAGGTTTTGGCTAAGGCTCCTGCTAAACCGTTTGATTTAATTTTTATCGACCCGCCGTATGGATTTGATCTGTTGCCGAAAGCACTTGATGCGGCTCTTGAAAATGGATGGCTTTCAGAGGACGGTTTTGTGCTGGCAGAGGTAGAGGACAAGGTTGCTCCTCCTGAATCGGAGCATGTGAACCGTCTTGAGCTGCTTGTGAACAAATTATACGGTCAGACAAGGATATTATTATGGCAGAAGTAA
- the coaD gene encoding pantetheine-phosphate adenylyltransferase: protein MAEVKQVTAVFPGTFDPFTRGHFSLVMRGIKTFHKVIVAVAGSTSKKCCFSLDERVDMAKRIFEHHPQVQVESFDGLLIHYVEQSPANVIMRGLRAVSDFEYEFQMALMNRRLDNDIQTVFLMTDYKWMYLSSTIIKDVAVNGGDIKGLVPRQIYDEVIERLTSKEK, encoded by the coding sequence ATGGCAGAAGTAAAACAGGTTACCGCAGTATTTCCCGGTACATTTGATCCATTCACACGCGGTCATTTTTCTCTTGTAATGAGAGGTATCAAAACCTTCCATAAAGTGATTGTGGCTGTGGCAGGCAGTACCTCCAAAAAATGCTGTTTTTCGCTTGACGAACGGGTTGATATGGCCAAACGCATTTTTGAGCATCATCCGCAGGTTCAGGTTGAGTCTTTTGACGGACTGCTGATTCATTATGTGGAACAAAGCCCGGCAAACGTGATTATGCGCGGACTTCGCGCTGTGTCTGACTTCGAATATGAATTTCAGATGGCCCTTATGAATCGTCGTCTGGATAATGATATTCAGACGGTCTTTTTGATGACCGACTATAAATGGATGTATTTAAGTTCTACAATCATTAAAGATGTAGCGGTTAACGGTGGGGATATTAAAGGACTCGTGCCCCGCCAGATTTATGATGAAGTCATTGAAAGACTGACTTCCAAAGAGAAATAG
- a CDS encoding DUF4962 domain-containing protein — protein MRLKPVFSALILISVLWAGPALCKGVDYSVLDKRPRLFFDAQKLAELREVREEKPYSDFLKMIKRRGKGLVGNRVPNNLIRFNTTTLRRPADGLINLSFHYLITGDFINFNKVEDLLRTFSADPNWAGNEDLGAAHVLFALSLAYDWLYDELSPALRLMVRDAIGEHAEIFYEIIKTKRLWWAQSRGLLQNHNYVNTAAMAVAGIALYGEDRRAAKWLDEAENNFNKVLGLLSPDGASHEGVGYWSYGTLWLLNYYMALAPVQGIDQIKNSSFFKNTSKFRLYASLPGFHYNVDFADSPMVDYKGPGAILRCLGSIFNDGHAQWLATEIERKKRKTSILWQDYIWYNPDVIPVSPDNLPGYAWFDNLGLLLSRSSWKDNASLVFFKAGPPQGFLAQSKGNYPGSHIHPDEGTYGLWLGKKSLVQDDGYVMKKLSSSHNILTFNKLGQLGEGGPWFRELDYKKGRGKISKPRFASADGYQAVEAELAGYYPHSIRPESWLRTVFVIDGADMVIRDKVAPSGNMLIDYPIHVARKALMVGNDICLDFGSGYSMSLDSQGGSADFKRYSVLIRPMGKDIPRSGMRYHISRKGASPFSMLTVIGRSAVGCSDSNLVKSYDRAADVAVVETRSGTFKVDFSKLSAEKI, from the coding sequence ATGCGGCTCAAGCCGGTCTTTTCAGCTTTGATTTTGATTTCTGTTCTATGGGCAGGCCCTGCATTATGCAAAGGCGTAGACTATTCTGTATTAGACAAAAGACCGCGACTTTTTTTTGATGCGCAAAAACTTGCCGAACTTCGGGAAGTGAGGGAAGAGAAGCCTTATTCTGATTTTCTCAAGATGATTAAAAGGCGCGGTAAAGGGCTGGTCGGAAATCGTGTTCCCAATAATCTTATCCGCTTTAATACTACAACATTAAGACGGCCGGCAGATGGCCTGATAAATTTATCTTTTCACTATCTCATCACCGGTGATTTCATCAATTTTAATAAAGTCGAGGATTTACTGCGCACCTTCAGTGCCGATCCTAATTGGGCCGGCAATGAAGACCTTGGCGCAGCACATGTTTTATTTGCTTTGTCGCTTGCTTATGACTGGCTTTATGATGAACTTTCGCCTGCACTCAGGTTGATGGTCAGAGACGCAATCGGGGAGCATGCAGAAATTTTTTATGAGATAATCAAGACCAAAAGATTATGGTGGGCGCAGTCACGCGGCCTGCTTCAAAATCATAACTATGTAAACACTGCGGCTATGGCTGTTGCCGGAATAGCCCTTTATGGTGAAGATCGGCGCGCAGCCAAATGGCTTGATGAAGCTGAAAATAATTTTAATAAAGTGCTTGGATTGCTTTCACCCGATGGTGCGTCTCATGAGGGGGTCGGGTACTGGAGTTATGGAACTTTATGGCTTCTTAATTATTATATGGCTCTGGCTCCGGTGCAGGGAATTGATCAGATTAAAAATAGTTCTTTTTTTAAAAATACGTCCAAATTCAGACTTTATGCCTCCCTTCCCGGTTTTCATTATAATGTGGATTTTGCTGATTCACCTATGGTCGATTATAAGGGGCCGGGGGCAATCCTGCGTTGTCTGGGGTCTATTTTTAATGACGGCCATGCTCAATGGCTTGCAACAGAGATTGAAAGAAAAAAGAGGAAGACATCTATCCTTTGGCAGGATTACATCTGGTACAATCCTGATGTGATACCTGTATCACCTGATAATCTTCCGGGGTATGCCTGGTTTGATAATCTAGGATTGTTGCTCAGCCGTTCATCGTGGAAGGATAATGCCTCGCTGGTTTTTTTCAAAGCCGGTCCTCCGCAAGGTTTTCTGGCTCAGTCAAAGGGTAATTATCCCGGTTCACACATTCATCCTGATGAAGGTACTTACGGGTTGTGGTTAGGAAAAAAATCGCTGGTTCAGGATGATGGTTATGTCATGAAAAAGCTTTCATCCAGTCATAATATCCTGACTTTTAATAAACTTGGACAGCTTGGTGAAGGCGGACCGTGGTTTCGGGAGCTGGATTATAAAAAAGGGCGGGGTAAGATAAGTAAGCCGCGTTTTGCAAGTGCGGACGGTTATCAGGCTGTTGAAGCAGAGCTTGCCGGATATTATCCTCATTCGATCAGACCCGAATCATGGCTGAGAACTGTTTTCGTCATTGACGGCGCGGATATGGTTATCCGGGATAAGGTTGCGCCGTCAGGAAATATGCTGATTGACTATCCCATTCATGTTGCCCGCAAGGCTCTGATGGTCGGCAATGATATCTGTCTTGATTTTGGAAGCGGATACAGCATGAGTCTGGATAGTCAGGGGGGGAGCGCGGATTTTAAACGATATTCCGTATTAATCCGGCCTATGGGAAAGGATATACCCCGCTCCGGAATGCGCTATCATATCAGCCGCAAGGGGGCATCTCCGTTTTCTATGCTGACGGTTATTGGACGCTCAGCTGTTGGATGCAGTGACAGTAACTTGGTGAAAAGCTATGATCGTGCTGCTGATGTTGCTGTTGTTGAAACCAGATCCGGAACATTTAAAGTAGATTTTTCAAAACTCAGTGCTGAAAAAATATAA
- a CDS encoding ExeA family protein — protein MYLEFYGLKEKPFNILPDPDFFYLSQWHQQAITHIEYGLMNGDSLILLTGDAGTGKTSIIYKLVIDRCEDTLVGVIFNSGVDGDHIVEMILTELEVELPEKPTPASCLDTLQSFLLETYTKGEKKVMLILDEAQNLSDGALEQVRMISNLQAGKDNLISILMVGQSGFRARLRKAKYSQIVQRIVVSAHLSRLREQEVVEYVYYRLRQGGAEDPQTIIPDSAVKKITEYSYGIPRNINVLCEGSLIYGFADDIKPVTAELVEGFARERIEEGLLTAPESTERYDSEDLGEYVEGLQNRVASLEASMGIVKRTLIKIVKTLKRIAAQK, from the coding sequence ATGTATCTGGAATTTTACGGACTAAAAGAAAAGCCCTTCAACATTCTGCCTGATCCCGACTTTTTTTATTTAAGTCAGTGGCATCAGCAGGCGATCACTCATATCGAATACGGCTTGATGAACGGGGACAGCCTTATTTTGCTTACAGGTGATGCCGGGACAGGTAAAACTTCAATCATTTACAAGCTGGTCATTGACAGGTGTGAAGATACTCTTGTCGGGGTTATTTTTAACAGCGGGGTCGACGGTGATCATATTGTAGAAATGATTCTTACCGAACTTGAAGTAGAGTTGCCTGAAAAGCCTACTCCGGCATCATGTCTTGATACATTGCAGAGCTTTTTACTGGAGACTTACACCAAGGGTGAGAAAAAAGTTATGCTTATTCTGGATGAAGCCCAGAATCTGAGCGATGGAGCACTTGAACAGGTTCGTATGATTTCCAATCTTCAGGCCGGTAAGGATAATCTGATTTCAATCCTGATGGTTGGGCAGTCCGGTTTTCGCGCTCGCCTGAGAAAGGCCAAGTACAGTCAGATTGTACAGCGTATTGTGGTCAGTGCGCATCTTTCCCGTCTCCGTGAGCAGGAGGTTGTAGAATACGTTTATTACCGTCTGCGCCAAGGCGGGGCGGAAGATCCACAAACAATTATACCTGACAGTGCGGTTAAAAAAATAACTGAATATTCGTACGGTATCCCCCGTAATATCAACGTCCTTTGCGAGGGTTCCCTTATTTACGGTTTTGCGGATGATATTAAGCCCGTTACAGCGGAGCTTGTCGAGGGATTTGCCCGGGAACGCATTGAGGAGGGGCTTTTAACTGCTCCTGAGTCAACGGAGCGTTATGACAGCGAGGATCTGGGAGAATATGTTGAGGGGTTGCAGAATAGAGTTGCCAGTCTTGAAGCTTCAATGGGAATTGTGAAACGGACTTTGATTAAAATAGTTAAAACTCTTAAGCGAATTGCTGCGCAGAAATAA